The following coding sequences lie in one Arachis hypogaea cultivar Tifrunner chromosome 4, arahy.Tifrunner.gnm2.J5K5, whole genome shotgun sequence genomic window:
- the LOC112795925 gene encoding uncharacterized protein codes for MKSEDERVLIIVKSSPTTSMSASSSSSSSSCASFSLASSGEPLSTALSLKAPMVRPYVRSRMPRICWTPDLHRCFLHAIQRLGGVDRATPKMVMQLMNVKGVTISHVKSHLQMYRSVKQEEMKQAERKKKITASKELLLLSSLSSPSIKPLRWTGQQSLLQGSYGISYYTEEFARTRLQDLWNEQQQQESQNYAKLGSKQSTIVCKENDEQKTHTYIIFRDILTPHTAQGNNKDGGGRKVSSSEEIGTSSRFEDRSEKGKRVRVCDEGKNNMASLSQMMSPVRNDISLELKLSLSHHHHMP; via the exons ATGAAGAGTGAAGACGAGCGCGTTCTCATAATCGTCAAAAGTTCACCAACTACAAGTATGTCAgcgtcatcatcatcttcttcttcttcttgtgctTCTTTCTCTCTAGCTAGCAGTGGTGAGCCTTTGTCAACAGCTCTAAGCTTGAAGGCACCAATGGTTAGGCCTTATGTCAGATCCAGAATGCCTCGAATTTGTTGGACACCAGATCTCCACCGTTGCTTCCTGCATGCAATCCAACGGCTTGGAGGAGTTGATA GGGCGACGCCAAAGATGGTTATGCAGCTAATGAATGTTAAGGGGGTTACCATATCTCATGTTAAAAGCCACCTACAG ATGTACAGGAGCGTGAAGCAGGAAGAGATGAAACAAG ccgaaaggaagaagaaaataacgGCATCAAAAGAATTGCTGCTGCTTTCTTCATTGTCGTCACCAAGCATTAAACCATTAAGGTGGACCGGTCAACAGAGTCTTCTGCAAGGGAGCTATGGAATTAGTTATTATACCGAAGAATTTGCTCGCACCAGACTCCAAGATCTTTG GAATGAGCAGCAGCAGCAAGAGTCTCAGAATTATGCAAAGCTAGGGAGTAAGCAGTCTACTATAGTTTGTAAGGAGAATGATGAACAGAAGACTCACACTTACATCATTTTCCGAGATATTCTCACACCCCACACTGCCCAA ggGAACAATAAGGATGGTGGGGGTAGAAAGGTGTCATCATCAGAAGAGATTGGTACAAGTAGCAGATTCGAAGATAGAAGCGAGAAAGGAAAGAGAGTGAGAGTGTGTGATGAAGGAAAAAACAACATGGCGTCTCTGTCACAGATGATGAGTCCAGTTAGGAATGATATCTCCCTTGAGCTCAAGCTTTCTTTATCACATCATCATCATATGCCATAG